AGagcaaaattgacatcattgaagtatagtaaaaatattaacagTCCGAGATGACTGGTATTCCGGATGATGCGAGGAACTCTTCAGGAGTATGatcgtcaattttaactgctaaacgacgattcatgaggTATGACTGTACTTCATTCTTTtcggaaccaccattattttatttaaaaaaaaactataaaattatttcgtagaaattatttgtgtgtcagaatgtttgatgtaacttatcCGCAATTAAGTGTagatgcatcgtttcaaattctagtagttaaGGAGGTAAATTCGGCACAATTCACATGTTTACGGACGTAAGTGGTGAACGATCCTTCATTCCCGATTCGAAGATTGGCTCACCCCCTGACAAAGAGCAGGAATGagcgaagagaaaaaaatttccgCCAACTTCCTTTCATTAGTCTTAAATTAAACATGTATAGAGTAACACGCGTTTTTCTTTCTCTTAAAAAGGCACATGTCCGAGTTAGAAAATTCTTAAATGATTTATTCGCCGTTCCGTCGAAATCGACTTAGTTTCGTAACGTAAACGTGCTCGCCGTCGGGCAACAtttggtccttcgagccggataGCAGCGAATTCGCGACTATGGAAGTGCTGCTGAATAAACGAAACATCGCCATCGAAAGGCTGAAACGGGAACACGCGAGTGCAAGAAGCTTGTGCTCACAAGACCCTCCGACGAGTGAAATTAAAGATCGCCTGCAGAAACTGGTGGATATGGAGGAGAACTTTGACCAGATTCAATCCGAAATCGAGGAGCAATTTAACCCGGATGATTTGTTGTCTGTGCTAAACGTTCGGTCGGATTTCGAAAAAATCTATTATGCGACAAAAAATTTGTATGTTCCGATGTTGAATGAGGAACAAGAAATCGGTAGTGATCAGACTGTTACGGATACTAGTAGTGGTTTAAAAGAAGCAGTAAGAGTGTTACTCGAAACACAAAGGGCGTTGCTGATCAGATAAGCTGCAGCTTCAACATCTGTGGAGGAGTTGGCTGTCCAGTTCCACGGAAGGCAAGCTGAGCCAATCGATACACAATTACCGTCGTATAGTCTTCCTATAGTCCTTCTATCAATGCAGTGATTTTAAGCAAGCACCGGTGAAAGAGCGACGTGAGTTGGCCCAGCATGCGAAACTTTGCTTTAATTGTTTACGGTCAAATCATTGGGTGAAAGTTTGCCAATCGAAATCTGTATGCAGAAACGCTGACTGTAAACAAAAACATCATACATTGCTGTGCGATAAGATGACGAATGTAGCTGTTAATAAAACAACCGTGAAAGCGAACGAGAAGCTAGCGGCGAAGAGCGACGAGGATGGCAACGAGCAAGTAGTATCCTGTTCGGCTAACGTCAAAAACAGTTGTTCAATGTTGACTGTAGGTACTTTACCGACAGCCGTGGTTCGAGTAAAATGAAAAAACGATCAGTTTTATGAGGTACGCGCGATGATCGATTGTGGTTCCCAAGCATCACTCATCACCGAAAGTTGTGTTGCACACATTGGATTGAAAAGGAACAACGCTAATCTCATTGTCACCGGAATAATGAACTGTGGATCCGAGACCACCAAAGAAGTGGTGAATCTAGAAATCTCAAGCAGTCGTCAACACGAAGGCCTTTGTGCTAACCAAGCTCACACGAAACCTTCCGCAGCAGAAAATCGACACCAACCGTTTGAAATGTTTGGAATCATTACAACTGGCAGATCCCGGATTCAGAAAGCCAAGAAAGATCGATCTAATTCTTGGAGTAGATGTGTTTCTCTCGATTTTAGGTGATAAAAAAGTGAAGAATGAACATGGGCTTCCAGTAGCATTAAATTCAGCGTTTGGCTGGATTGTTGCTGGTCAAGTTGGCGATGCGGCCTCGCTTCAATGTCGCTCAGCAGTAATCAATTTATGTTCAAAAATCAACGTTGATCGTACGCTTCGGCAATTCTGGGATGAACCGAAACCCCTCACCCAGGAGGAGGACAGAGCAATTGAACTATTTCAAACCACACACCAACGTGATACAGAAGGTGATCAAAGTCCGTTTACCATTCGACGAATCCAAGTTGGCTCTTGGAGAGTCCTTGCCAGCAGCGATACAAAGATTAAAAGCGATGGAGAGGAAATTCAATTTGGACCCCAAATTCAAAAAACTGTGTGGGTGCACAATGCTGATGCGGACTTCTAGCGGATCGTATGGAGAACTGATCCCGAATTGCCTGTAGAACATTATCGACTTCTAACGGTAACATACGGAACTGCCTGTGCCGCTTACTTAGCCATCGAATCACTACGACAAGCAGCCAGGGACAGCAAGACAGTGTACCCTGTTGCTGCtgaaagaattgaaaaaaatttttacgtcgACGATCTCCTGTCGGGTGCTGATTCGTTAGAAGATGCAGTCCAGTTGAAAAGCGATATTATCCAGATAACATCAGCCGCTGGATTTAATTTGCGAAAGTGGTCGACAAACGTTCCACAGTTGCTGAAATCAAATGAAGAAATGCTTCAATAACCGATTGcgctgaaactggcaccaaaggCGGATTCAGTGAAAGCATTGGGGATACATTGGTCTCCATCAAAGGACGAATTCTGTtataaactgaaactgaacattCATCAGCAAAATACTAAGCGTCAACTGTTGTCAGATACGGCTCGCTTGTACGACCCTCTTGGATGGATTTCGCCGGTAATCGTTCGGAATAAGAATTTGTATCAATCACTTTGGCTTCTCGATTTATCTTGGAATGACCCCCTTCCTGCTGCTATTGATGATGAGTGGACCAGGATCAAATTAAGTTTGCAGTTGATTGAGGAAATACGCATTCCTAGGTGGTTAGCAAACCACAATGGAAAGATCCAGCTGCACGGATTCGCCGATGCATCGGAAGCAGCCTATGCAGCAGTTGTGTATGCACGCTCGGACTGACTCCCGAATTGTTTTGGAGTGGCTCTCAGCGCACCCCGAAATATGGAAACCATTTGTTGCCAATCGCACGTCGACAATTCTCGATTTGCTTCCCCGAAGCTCATGGAATCATGTTGCATCCGTTGACAATCCGGCTGATTGTGCTTCTCGAGGAGTTTAACCCGTGGATTTAGTGAATCATACTCTGTGATGGTCAGGCCCTAACTGGTTGCAAGATGGCTCTGAAAGGTGGAAAACTGAATCGATTTCCCCATTACCCGAAGAAACAATGCGTGAAGATACAAAATcaattaagtgtttgaatacaAATATTGTTACCCTAACATAAATATAACATTTGAAGTGGAAAAATATATCTTAGAACGCTATTCGTCTCTTGTGTTCATTAAACGGTTGTTGGCATGGGTGActcgcttcaaaacaaatgcacTGGAAAAGTTAAGAAAGGAAACGTTAGTGAGTAGCAATTTAACACCATCTGCAATACAACATGCAGACACGCAGTTGTCTCGACTCGCTCAGTTCGAACAGTTCGGTCGCGATCTCGATCTCATTCGTAAAGGGTTGGAACCAAAAAATGCTCAGCTGAAACCAGCCTATCCGTTCTTTGATGGACAGGGTACACTGCGAGTCTCAGGCAGGTTGCAGAACTCAGGATTACCCTACAACATGCGGCATCCGGTGATTCTACCGAAGACACATCGGTACACATACTTGCTTATCCAGCAACAGCATCTGCAAAATCTACACGGTGGGCCAACGTTGGTGATTGCTTCACTAAATCAACGATACTGGGTTGTCAGTTGTCATACAGCAGTATCATCCGTGATCAACAACTGTGTTCGTTGTGCTCGTTGGAAGGCCAAAAGGCTAGGCACAGCAGCTGATGAAAAGTTTGCCTGCAGTCAGATCGTCAGGAGGACGTATACTTTTGAAAATGTTGGGGTGTACGCCGGACCTGTCACATTACGAACCAATCTTCTGAGATCATCAAAACAGTTAAGGGCTATGTTGCTGTCTTTGTGTGCCTAGCGACAAAAGCCATCCACTAGGAAGGAGTAACCGATCTGACGTCAAATGCCTTCATTTCTGCTTTGAAACGTTTTTGTGAACGTCGTGGATTACCGTCTCAGCTGTGGTCAGATAACGGGGCCAATTTCGTTGGTGCGGATCGAATGCTACGAGAGAATCTTCAGAAGTTAAACTTTAACACCGAGATTGATCGTTATCTTAGCCGTTGCGGAGTTAAATGGAGATTCACCACATCCAGTGCTCCTAACATGGGAGGTATGTGGGAGGCCGCAGTCAAGAGCATGAAAAAACACTTTCGTACCGTGGTTGGAACACAGATTCTTACATTCGAAGATCTGACGACATTGCTCGTGGAAATTGAAGCTTGTTTAAATTCCCGCCCTCTTTGCGCGCTCTCTAATTCTGCAGATTCCTGTGAAGCATTGACGCCAGGACACTTTGTCATTGGTCAACCACTGAACTTGATACTAAAGCCGAATACAAGCCATGTGCCAGAAAATCGATTGGATCGATATCAACGACTTCGTCGGTATTCTGCTGATATCTGAGAGCGTTGGAGATCTGAATATCTCGCAACCCTTCAGCCGAGAAATAAATGGAGAACGATACAGGAGAACATCAAAATCTTGTGCTGGTCAAGACGGAAAATACACCGCCAACCTTTTGGGAGCTTGCTCGTGTGGTAGCAGTCCATCCAGATGCTAACGGGATTGTACGCAACGTCACACTTTGGCGGGCTCAAActcaatgggccgtatgaataaaatgtagtaaagtctgttgtttgtagtatctctgGTTGTGTTGTATCGCTGGTTGTGTTGCCCTGTAATTGAGGCTATCGTCTCAAGGCCGGCGCGGTGTTTACGGTCGCAAGCGGTGAACGATTCTTCATTCCCGAGTCGAAGATTGGCTCACCCCCTGACAAAGAGCAGGAATGAGCGAAGAGAAAAAATTGTTGCCAACAGGAAATGTCATTTGTAATTTCCGCCAACTTCCTTTCATTAGTCTTAAATTAAACATGTATAGAGTAACACGCGTTTTTCTTTCTCTTAAAAAGGCACATGTCCGAGTTAGAAAATTCTCAAAGTTCTCATCGTGATTTATTCGCCGTTCCGTCGGAATCGACTTAGTTTCGTAACGTAAACGTGCTCGCCGTCGGGCAACATCACACTTTCGATCaagtaactgatattcggaagggTGGAGGAAGCGTGCCAATTTCATTCTTATTCactacatccagttatgtctctgacattacccacccacctttttggcattaaaaatgccttactcttcactatacgtggCCGGTtgtcaattaaaaatttaaaaaatagtcgcgtaaccttttctgTTATAATTTAGAACTGAGTTattagtcatttgttgatggatttttataatcttactaccaatcgattcgggaaCATTTAACTTAATCATGTATGGCAATGTCGTtctagtatttcaatagcataccattgaaaaattgaaaaaaatgttttccaagcaATAGTGCTAACGCTACATTAGACATGAATATCAGATAAACGTACAGTTTGCAATAgcaaactattgaaaaatcagtttaaaTAGACCCATGCTTTCACATGCCAATCAGAACACTTTATCAAGACATCAAACACACTATGCGGATATAAAAGCtatggtttgaaaattttcattattattttctgAGCGGTTCCCGCAGCAAGACGGCAGTGTGAAACATTTTGCGCACCTCAACTTTCTTCTGTATGGAGCGGTCATAGCATCAGCGCGAGAAGTTTCCTGGAGCGATTATTGGATCAcgacagacagtgcaaaatattTTACGCACATTATTCTATCTGCTGCagatacactgagctaaattttctttttcacattatatgatattctaatgattttgcactattagcatttccaataatagttacaagatgtgttcaacatcatgtcaaatatatgagataatcttatgaaacataaaactcttcttaacgttatttttacaggatttccatataacgaatgaaatttccagtctgagtcaaattgattggcgcgtcctataaccattactagatatccgcacaacatacatacatacaatttatgaagcgcatataatattcacttcgattttatttagataggttcatatataccatatgactagtttgaaaaaaattttatatatatatatatatatatatatatatatatatatatatatatatatatatatatatatatatatatatatatatatatatatatatatatatatatatatatataactttcaattgagctcatacgaatagcagataatcgccaactactacttttctttgaggattcaagctttactagtattccgttcggtaagggagcacctcatgatatttgcgaaaaagaagtgagatcccgagactgaaaataaaaatgaatcttactagacagatagagtaatgaaatgtaccggatatatatttaatggtccgttaacgcatatccttgaacgaagttggatgagctgtcttgtcagcgatttaaaattacattgagatgcggaacttccttaaataaatggtctggagcagttgatgaatatcggaaacacaactatttcttcagcttcaagcagtacgattcacgacttccatcagatttccatataaattattaggggtaatttttataactttcattatgataacgtccatttagatttgacgtacacattatataaagattataagttaccatataatttctatgaattatattctgcatatgattcatatgacaaatctaatgaatataaataagattttcatttcagtgtagaatAATGTGCGCTGTTTTTTAAGCTTGGAAATCGGAATGTTAAGGCATGGAAAACTGCTACATTCCTAGCGAGTTACACTGAAGTACGCTGCGCGCGTGCGGGCCATGGTTGAAAAAtgtactgctccgaaagtattaatctttccattCTGAAACATTGGCAGAATTTAGTCAAAccaaatcgcttatttgaaagctaagaaaaagacgcacatttcatgtcttgggtgGATTTTCGTATCTTTGTTAGATTTTTCAATATAGGCTGTTTAAAAAAAGGTTCTTTTTTTTGTGAAcacgaaacttcaaaaaatcctTCCTCGAAAATTTTACgtatcatattgaaataaaaaaaaagcatatcgaatatttttgagttcttAACCGAAAAAATAAGTTACctacatgaaaaaatatttggtggCTTATTTTGTGTGGAAATGCCTCATATAAAAAATATCTCAACTAGTCAACACGTTACGATCCCAAGTATTTTGTTAGAACGAACTGGTGTTGTTTCGAATCTAGTTAGCTTTGACATACTCGGGGATATGATTTCTACAATTTATGGCAGATCGCAATGTGAAGTGTTACATATGTTCTACGTCATCctgttattttaatttttttttggaatttcaTTGATGGAATCGTTTGATCTAATGCTTAATTTGCATAGAGAGGCTTTACAAAACGTTGCCAAATGGTGTCCACCATTTCGTGACTGCGATGAATTCAGTACCAATTTACATGTCAACGCGGGTAATGTTTTTTCCGATACTAGCATTACTTCAAGTAGTAGTATAACATTAAACAGACATAATATTTACACTATTGAGGAGTTAACTGAGAATTCGACATTATCGATTAGAAAATCTCAGCCGGAAACATCGAGCAGTACAGAGTTAAAGCAGCGTTtggaacaaataaaaaaaatctcatcatTAGCACGAAATGCTAAACGTCCAGTTACTAGAAGGGGGACAGAAACAAGgtaggattttttttcagatggcctattaaaaaaataaatctattcTTTCAGATTATCTCTCACTACATTATCCGTTCGAGGCAATTACTTCGATAATATTGTggagagatttgatttgatggaCCGATTTTTGAATGATCAACAGGAGATAAAGCAGGATAGCAGTGATGAATCCACAAGACTCCATTGCACACAGTCGAAGTCTGCATCGAATAAGAATTGTCTTGTTCGTCGCTTTTGTTGCTATTGTATCTCTGAATAGTAAATAGTCTAACTTCATAAAGCTCCGTTTCCGTTTTTTTCTTCTGATAAGTAATACATCAGGTCATATAGAACAAAATAACCTAATTTCGAAAATATCTTCAAAGGGACACAAATATACCTGTAAATTTACCTTTCTAGGGTGAATATACCAAACTTTTGGTAAACCCGAAAAATGTGGGGGTTATATGTTCCTAAATGTGTTCTAACATATCTATAAATTTGGTATATCTATCACCTAACCGAAGCCAGGATGACCCGGTGACCCCAAACCGCTGTGTCGACGCAGGTTGAGTCAGTCGTCGACCCGTCATCGGCCTCTCTCTAGCTGTAATCCACCCGTTAGCCCGGTTTACTTAAAACTTGTTTCTATGCCTTAGTTAAGTTGGAATCCCCGTTGCGAAGCCGCAATATTTTTTATCGAAACTTGGAGGACATTACGATGACATCGCAACCTTGGTGACGAAAAGTCATCCAATGACCAGTCGGAAGTGATGTCTTCTGTATACAaatctgtaaccgcctcgttcgtGTACTTGTCaagcccgtttcgaaaatacaaattaaatagcgatttgaaagaatatctaCAAACCGAATGCAGCCTTCGATTTGAGGAATTCTAAAActgtaaattattgatatccactCGCCAAGCGtgaacaaaaagtatctataattACGTTAAAAAGCCATGCcaaattgtaaaatattattcacttataGACTGGTAACAACTAGGAATTTGTATTAAACATCGTACAAGTCAGTTGTAATACCATATAAAGAATTTTGTTGgaatattattcagttcttttatATAATGGTGCATAGTTGAAATCAGCTAGGATAGTTATTGTCACCATGCCAAAGATTGTTATCTGTAaccagtgatggcatttcactagattgATACACCAGTGCGTAAGTTTCTATTTTACACTGCGAATACATTTGG
This genomic window from Malaya genurostris strain Urasoe2022 chromosome 1, Malgen_1.1, whole genome shotgun sequence contains:
- the LOC131425109 gene encoding uncharacterized protein LOC131425109; translated protein: MESFDLMLNLHREALQNVAKWCPPFRDCDEFSTNLHVNAGNVFSDTSITSSSSITLNRHNIYTIEELTENSTLSIRKSQPETSSSTELKQRLEQIKKISSLARNAKRPVTRRGTETRLSLTTLSVRGNYFDNIVERFDLMDRFLNDQQEIKQDSSDESTRLHCTQSKSASNKNCLVRRFCCYCISE